In the Chitinophagales bacterium genome, one interval contains:
- a CDS encoding T9SS type A sorting domain-containing protein — protein sequence MALLCLPMFICAALLPQFASAQISGTAFRDFNGNGSQGTTSPNIEPAVAGIIVNAYNSADVLVASYTTGSAGTYSIPSSGSTYNGTQGSNTGSVAAATKVRLEFVIPSGSSDYCNLNESYDYNGLSGATYGSNVRFVSGGATNINFALYYPAQYVSTTNPYLATSIFTAGNVTATGGANNAGTFEDAVKITYNSAAASTVDNPSNTTLANSGSVGSVWGVAYSKQAKKLLYSAALRRHDGLGPNGSGAIYIVDPASTGASLLIDLDNLGFATRGTGTYPYKSGQTGYGGSPGQALTDNIPFNSVIGTNTERGLPGVLPTSFPGSGLPVPYASYDAAALAQVGCVSLGGLDISDDGTAVFVMNLYDKKLYKIAISNPASLTTISSAGAVSSYALPVSISATNGTLRPWGVKYYKGKVYVGVVADASSATKIGGLTTAYYSDLKGYILEFDVASGSYSNTPVATINFNYPKGLPDVNSLSDAGGSVNRRAAARYNKWNNNYEDFLQDNNVENEKLCFPQPIISDFEFDDKGNILVAVLDRMGLQVGYRNYSPSDEAPDDAGLGSSSSNNGRSDLASCDILKVDRTNGPCTITPESIAQAAGSGTEFFNGDIYNTGGTVSGSLKHAESTGGSMALLNGSNRVAVTAYDPAITANCGGVMTLGTSDGDRNDDGTTYYGANIYDETNRGVRSAKSVGLGDIELIGDLAPLEIGNLVWNDANRNGIQDANESGISGVVVQLYASNGTTQLGSATTSSTGNYYFTNANVNMNGASGLTPNTAYVIKISSSQYNGSGSGVLAGLTLTSANVTGNGKTDWSDNDATVVSNLATIDYTTGKSGETNFNIDFGFCPPCSLSVSASHTDANCQGTSTGSVSASVTNASGNVNYLWSNGATTQTVNNLPAGTYTVTVTDGISCTATASTTVGEPPVIGLTPSHSDVSCKNGNNGAASVTVSGGTPSYGYLWNTGATTSSINTLTAGTYTVTVTDSHGCTASTSIIVDQPATSVSVGMSKTNVTITGGNDGTATANPSGGTPGYTYVWSNGQTTQTATGLIAGTYTVTVSDAHNCPATNSIVLSQPPCSLGMSGTQIDVTCHGNADGSIDVSVTGAQGQVTYLWNDGATTQDRTGLSGGTYTVTATDAGGCTASKAFIVNEPVVLGMSGTTQDVTITSGSDGSVDVTVTGGTGPYGYLWNDGATTEDRTNLPAGTYTVTVTDANGCSKGETFTIHEPPCSLGMSGTQIDVTCHGNADGSIDVSVTGAQGQVTYLWNDGATTQDRTGLSGGTYTVTATDAGGCTASKAFIVNEPVVLGMSGTTQDVTITSGSDGSVDVTVTGGTGPYGYLWNDGATTEDRTNLPAGTYTVTVTDANGCSKGETFTIHEPPCSLGMSGTQIDVTCHGNADGSIDVSVTGAQGQVTYLWNDGATTQDRTGLSGGTYTVTATDAGGCTASKAFIVNEPVVLGMSGTTQDVTITSGSDGSVDVTVTGGTGPYGYLWNDGATTEDRTNLPAGTYTVTVTDANGCSKGETFTIHEPPCSLGMSGTQIDVTCHGNADGSIDVSVTGAQGQVTYLWNDGATTQDRTGLSGGTYTVTATDAGGCTASKAFIVGEPVVLDMNGIVNDITIVGSNDGSIDVTVTGGTGPYGYLWNDGATTEDRTNLPAGTYTVTVTDAHGCQVGQSFIIHDIVCDILVNAGPDVSKCHNEPVMLHASSSDQNATYSWSPVTGLDNANIATPTTNVKESTTYTVTVTGAGGCQATDEMTVTVYDLVKAKIVVKPNTPACQAPNVKLFTKNNPNYSYEWRLNGVAIPGAADKNTYCATVSGEYSVHVTDLSTGCMHTSKKVEISVGQKMQDEDKMDVSNVISINAWPNPSSDNLNVSILNVQEGAVTVQLLDMYGRVMSVVNLNGDDLSDNETVTFNMQQLSAGMYFVRLINGDFKTEQKVLLIK from the coding sequence TATTACCCGGCACAGTATGTCAGCACTACAAATCCTTATCTCGCTACCAGCATCTTCACAGCAGGGAATGTTACTGCGACTGGTGGTGCAAATAATGCTGGCACTTTTGAAGACGCAGTAAAAATAACATACAACAGTGCTGCGGCCAGCACAGTGGATAATCCTTCTAACACCACGCTGGCGAATTCCGGCAGTGTTGGTTCAGTCTGGGGCGTAGCTTATTCAAAGCAGGCAAAAAAGTTGCTTTATTCCGCAGCTTTGAGGCGTCATGATGGCTTGGGCCCTAACGGAAGTGGTGCCATCTACATTGTCGATCCTGCATCAACAGGAGCTTCACTGTTAATTGATCTCGATAACCTGGGATTCGCCACCAGAGGCACCGGAACCTATCCTTATAAATCAGGACAGACGGGTTATGGTGGAAGTCCGGGACAGGCATTAACAGATAATATTCCGTTTAATTCTGTTATCGGAACCAATACAGAAAGAGGGTTGCCAGGCGTATTGCCTACTTCATTTCCGGGAAGCGGGCTGCCCGTTCCATATGCCAGTTATGATGCAGCGGCACTGGCTCAGGTAGGTTGTGTTTCATTGGGTGGTTTGGATATCTCCGATGATGGTACGGCAGTATTCGTGATGAATTTGTATGATAAAAAGCTTTACAAAATAGCCATTTCAAATCCAGCTTCACTTACGACTATTTCTTCGGCAGGCGCGGTGAGTTCTTATGCTTTGCCTGTTTCTATTTCTGCGACCAATGGTACACTCAGGCCCTGGGGTGTAAAATATTATAAAGGAAAAGTTTATGTAGGTGTTGTGGCCGATGCCTCATCTGCAACTAAGATCGGCGGGCTAACCACCGCCTACTATAGCGATTTGAAGGGATACATTCTTGAATTCGATGTTGCATCCGGGTCCTATTCAAACACGCCGGTAGCTACTATTAACTTTAACTATCCAAAAGGATTGCCGGACGTAAATTCCCTTTCTGATGCAGGCGGCTCTGTTAACAGGCGGGCAGCTGCACGGTACAACAAATGGAACAATAACTATGAAGATTTCCTGCAGGATAATAACGTTGAGAATGAAAAACTTTGTTTTCCCCAGCCTATAATCAGTGATTTTGAATTTGATGATAAAGGCAACATTCTTGTCGCAGTCTTAGACAGGATGGGATTGCAAGTGGGCTATCGGAATTATTCTCCAAGTGATGAAGCACCGGATGATGCGGGGCTGGGAAGTTCTTCAAGTAATAACGGACGTTCTGATTTGGCGAGTTGCGACATTTTGAAAGTTGACCGCACCAATGGCCCCTGCACCATCACTCCTGAATCAATTGCCCAGGCTGCCGGATCGGGAACAGAATTTTTTAATGGCGATATATATAATACCGGAGGAACCGTTTCAGGTTCTCTTAAACATGCTGAATCAACGGGTGGCTCCATGGCGCTCCTTAATGGCAGCAATCGTGTAGCAGTAACTGCCTATGACCCTGCCATTACTGCAAATTGCGGAGGGGTGATGACACTTGGCACTAGTGACGGTGACCGGAATGATGATGGTACAACTTATTATGGTGCAAATATCTACGATGAAACAAACCGTGGTGTTCGGTCCGCCAAAAGCGTAGGTTTGGGTGATATAGAACTGATAGGTGACCTTGCACCACTGGAAATAGGAAACCTGGTGTGGAATGATGCAAACCGCAACGGTATCCAGGATGCCAATGAATCAGGTATAAGCGGTGTAGTGGTGCAGTTGTATGCTTCCAATGGCACCACGCAACTGGGTTCTGCAACGACCAGCTCAACCGGTAATTATTATTTTACAAATGCTAATGTTAACATGAATGGAGCGTCCGGCCTTACGCCGAATACCGCATATGTTATCAAGATTTCTAGTTCCCAATATAATGGCAGCGGAAGCGGAGTACTCGCAGGACTCACGCTGACTTCAGCGAATGTGACCGGTAATGGAAAAACGGACTGGAGTGACAACGATGCCACTGTTGTAAGTAATCTTGCAACTATTGACTACACAACCGGTAAAAGCGGTGAGACCAATTTTAACATTGACTTTGGCTTTTGCCCTCCGTGTTCTTTATCCGTTTCAGCATCACATACTGATGCAAATTGTCAAGGTACAAGCACAGGTTCTGTATCGGCTTCAGTTACCAATGCTTCGGGTAACGTAAATTATTTATGGAGCAATGGCGCTACTACGCAAACGGTAAATAACCTGCCTGCCGGTACATATACCGTTACGGTTACCGATGGTATTTCATGTACTGCCACTGCTTCAACTACTGTGGGTGAACCTCCGGTGATTGGGCTGACTCCTTCGCATAGTGATGTCTCTTGCAAAAATGGTAATAATGGTGCTGCATCTGTGACAGTAAGCGGCGGAACGCCTTCTTATGGCTACTTGTGGAATACAGGCGCTACTACTTCATCTATCAATACACTTACAGCAGGCACATACACAGTAACCGTAACAGATTCGCATGGATGCACTGCAAGCACAAGCATAATCGTAGATCAACCTGCCACTTCCGTGAGTGTGGGAATGTCTAAAACAAATGTGACCATTACAGGTGGTAATGATGGAACGGCTACCGCCAATCCAAGCGGAGGAACACCTGGCTATACCTATGTCTGGAGTAATGGTCAGACTACTCAAACCGCCACTGGCCTGATTGCAGGCACGTATACGGTAACCGTAAGTGATGCGCATAACTGCCCGGCAACAAATAGCATTGTTTTAAGTCAGCCACCCTGCAGCCTGGGCATGAGCGGAACACAAATTGATGTAACATGTCATGGCAATGCCGATGGATCAATTGATGTATCGGTAACAGGTGCACAGGGACAGGTAACCTATTTATGGAATGATGGTGCCACCACACAGGATCGCACAGGATTGAGTGGCGGAACTTACACGGTAACGGCGACGGATGCCGGTGGCTGCACAGCCTCAAAGGCATTCATAGTGAATGAGCCTGTTGTACTGGGAATGAGCGGAACCACGCAAGATGTAACGATCACATCAGGCAGCGATGGCAGTGTTGATGTAACAGTAACAGGCGGCACAGGCCCTTATGGTTATCTGTGGAATGACGGTGCGACGACGGAAGACCGTACCAACCTTCCGGCAGGAACCTACACAGTAACGGTAACTGATGCGAATGGATGCAGCAAAGGCGAGACCTTTACCATACATGAACCACCCTGCAGCCTGGGCATGAGCGGAACACAAATTGATGTAACATGTCATGGCAATGCCGATGGATCAATTGATGTATCGGTAACAGGTGCACAGGGACAGGTAACCTATTTATGGAATGACGGCGCCACCACACAGGATCGCACAGGATTGAGTGGCGGAACTTACACGGTAACGGCGACGGATGCTGGTGGCTGCACAGCCTCAAAGGCATTCATAGTGAATGAGCCTGTTGTACTGGGAATGAGCGGAACCACGCAAGATGTAACGATCACATCAGGCAGCGATGGCAGTGTTGATGTAACGGTAACAGGCGGCACAGGCCCTTATGGCTATCTGTGGAATGACGGTGCAACAACGGAAGACCGTACCAACCTTCCTGCAGGAACCTACACAGTAACGGTAACTGATGCGAATGGATGCAGCAAAGGCGAGACCTTTACCATACATGAACCACCCTGCAGCCTGGGCATGAGCGGAACACAAATTGATGTAACGTGTCATGGCAATGCCGATGGATCAATTGATGTATCGGTAACAGGTGCACAGGGACAGGTAACCTATTTATGGAATGATGGTGCCACCACACAGGATCGCACAGGATTGAGTGGCGGAACTTACACGGTAACGGCGACGGATGCCGGTGGCTGCACAGCCTCAAAGGCATTCATAGTGAATGAGCCTGTTGTACTGGGAATGAGCGGAACCACGCAAGATGTAACGATCACATCAGGCAGCGATGGCAGTGTTGATGTAACAGTAACAGGCGGCACAGGCCCTTATGGTTATCTGTGGAATGACGGTGCGACGACGGAAGACCGTACCAACCTTCCGGCAGGAACCTACACAGTAACGGTAACTGATGCGAATGGATGCAGCAAAGGCGAGACCTTTACCATACATGAACCACCCTGCAGCCTGGGCATGAGCGGAACACAAATTGATGTAACGTGTCATGGCAATGCCGATGGATCAATTGATGTATCGGTAACAGGTGCACAGGGACAGGTAACCTATTTATGGAATGATGGTGCCACCACACAGGATCGCACAGGATTGAGTGGCGGAACTTACACGGTAACGGCGACGGATGCCGGCGGCTGCACAGCCTCAAAGGCTTTCATAGTGGGTGAGCCGGTTGTACTTGACATGAATGGTATAGTAAATGACATAACAATTGTTGGTAGTAATGATGGCAGTATTGATGTAACGGTAACAGGCGGCACAGGCCCTTATGGCTATCTGTGGAATGACGGTGCAACGACGGAAGACCGTACCAACCTTCCTGCAGGCACATACACAGTAACGGTAACTGATGCGCATGGATGCCAGGTTGGTCAGTCCTTCATCATCCATGATATTGTTTGCGATATATTGGTAAATGCCGGCCCAGATGTTTCTAAATGTCATAATGAACCGGTGATGTTGCATGCATCATCTTCCGACCAGAATGCTACTTACAGTTGGTCGCCTGTAACCGGTTTAGACAATGCGAATATTGCCACTCCGACTACGAATGTGAAAGAGTCAACGACATATACTGTAACTGTAACAGGTGCAGGTGGATGCCAAGCCACAGATGAAATGACCGTTACCGTTTATGACCTTGTGAAAGCAAAGATTGTGGTGAAACCGAACACACCGGCTTGTCAGGCTCCTAACGTGAAACTATTCACCAAAAACAATCCGAACTACTCTTACGAATGGCGGTTGAATGGTGTAGCAATTCCGGGTGCTGCTGACAAGAACACATATTGTGCAACTGTTTCTGGTGAATACTCTGTCCATGTTACGGATCTTTCTACGGGATGTATGCATACATCGAAGAAGGTGGAAATCTCGGTTGGTCAGAAAATGCAGGATGAGGATAAGATGGATGTAAGTAATGTGATCAGCATCAATGCATGGCCTAATCCGTCTTCCGACAACCTGAATGTTTCAATCCTTAATGTGCAGGAAGGTGCCGTAACGGTTCAACTGCTCGATATGTATGGACGCGTGATGAGTGTGGTGAATCTGAATGGCGATGATCTGAGTGATAATGAAACGGTAACATTTAACATGCAACAGTTGTCAGCAGGTATGTACTTTGTAAGGTTGATTAATGGTGACTTTAAAACAGAACAGAAAGTGCTGCTTATTAAGTAG
- a CDS encoding OprO/OprP family phosphate-selective porin — protein sequence MKKCCLTLLALTVTTLSFAQSAPGTAQTSFNPTIKMKALVQARYEASLTDSVDAQGKITPDPVISNFRLRRVELRADIKINDRWSGVVRVQLPELKSTGATLGKVIELAYFEYRYADQLSVRGGQFKEPFELDELNSHEDLRMIDRGPTSRLFVNNYYSSYNPGLMVFGTFLKKSTPLNYYAGIFNGSDRAVNYDLNYGKDYVGRVEFFPVPSLRLGINAQLNTIEKGVSAGAAGADVSLQQSFGDNIKLILEGEYISGNNNLKYSSDADSNKQMSDFVMNGYFGQALLRYRIDKPGLQTFEIGGKFEHTDPLDSNDQDQFNTITGGIGFIFMPDNDVRLQMNVIHTSFAVEIPGLQKNNTMFVAQLQLKI from the coding sequence ATGAAAAAATGCTGCCTCACCCTGCTTGCACTCACAGTAACAACACTCTCTTTTGCTCAATCAGCACCCGGCACTGCCCAAACTTCATTTAACCCGACGATTAAGATGAAGGCGCTCGTGCAGGCAAGATACGAAGCATCGCTCACCGACAGTGTTGATGCTCAGGGCAAGATTACACCGGATCCTGTTATCTCCAATTTCCGGTTAAGACGGGTGGAGTTGCGTGCTGACATTAAAATTAATGATCGATGGTCAGGTGTGGTGCGTGTGCAGTTACCCGAGCTGAAATCTACCGGTGCCACCCTTGGCAAAGTAATAGAGCTGGCTTATTTTGAATACAGGTATGCTGATCAGCTTTCGGTTCGTGGCGGGCAGTTTAAGGAGCCGTTTGAACTGGATGAATTAAACAGCCATGAAGATTTGCGTATGATTGACCGTGGGCCAACAAGCCGGTTGTTCGTAAATAACTATTACAGCTCCTACAATCCGGGCCTGATGGTATTCGGAACCTTCCTGAAGAAATCCACACCGCTTAATTATTACGCTGGCATTTTTAATGGCAGTGATCGCGCTGTTAATTACGACCTCAATTATGGAAAAGACTATGTGGGCCGTGTGGAGTTTTTCCCCGTGCCCAGTCTTCGGCTTGGCATAAATGCACAGTTGAATACTATTGAAAAGGGTGTGTCAGCCGGAGCGGCCGGAGCGGATGTCAGCCTGCAGCAGTCATTCGGTGACAACATCAAGCTAATACTCGAGGGTGAATATATCAGTGGCAATAACAACCTGAAGTACAGCAGCGATGCTGATTCCAACAAGCAGATGAGTGATTTTGTGATGAATGGTTACTTCGGACAGGCACTCTTACGCTATCGTATTGATAAACCCGGCCTGCAGACTTTTGAGATCGGGGGCAAATTTGAACACACCGATCCATTGGATTCCAATGATCAGGATCAGTTTAATACCATAACCGGTGGCATTGGTTTTATTTTCATGCCCGATAATGATGTTCGGTTGCAGATGAACGTAATTCACACTTCATTCGCGGTGGAAATTCCCGGCCTGCAGAAAAATAATACCATGTTTGTTGCACAGTTGCAGTTGAAGATATAA
- a CDS encoding PspC domain-containing protein: MNRIKYFVEGRIFGVCSYLGDKLGIASSYIRLFFIYTSFISISSPVIIYLILAFWINLKKYISGKKNPVWE; this comes from the coding sequence ATGAACCGGATAAAATATTTTGTGGAAGGGCGAATTTTCGGTGTCTGCAGTTACCTCGGCGATAAACTGGGCATTGCCTCATCCTACATCAGGCTTTTCTTTATCTATACTTCATTTATCAGTATCAGCTCACCGGTCATCATCTACCTGATTCTTGCCTTCTGGATTAACCTGAAAAAATATATTTCAGGTAAGAAGAATCCTGTTTGGGAATAA
- the rpmA gene encoding 50S ribosomal protein L27, with the protein MAHKKGEGSSKNGRDSHAQRLGVKIFGGQTAIPGNIIVRQRGTKFWPGKGVDMGKDHTIFAKVEGIVEFRRKRNERNYISVIPAAANPSN; encoded by the coding sequence ATGGCACATAAGAAAGGTGAAGGCAGTTCTAAAAACGGTCGCGATTCACATGCGCAGCGACTTGGTGTTAAAATATTTGGTGGCCAGACAGCCATTCCCGGAAATATCATCGTACGTCAGCGTGGTACCAAATTCTGGCCGGGTAAAGGTGTTGATATGGGAAAAGACCATACCATTTTTGCCAAGGTGGAAGGTATTGTTGAATTCCGCAGGAAGCGCAATGAACGGAATTACATCAGTGTAATACCAGCAGCGGCAAATCCATCCAACTAA
- a CDS encoding NifU family protein, whose product MAVKKKHIHLLRRVEESLNTIRPYLVTDGGNIEVVELTDDMVLKLKLLGNCEDCPMSEMTMTAGVEETIKRSVPEIVRVEAI is encoded by the coding sequence ATGGCGGTAAAAAAGAAGCATATTCACTTGTTACGCCGTGTGGAAGAATCACTGAACACCATCCGTCCCTACCTGGTAACAGACGGTGGTAATATTGAAGTGGTTGAACTGACAGATGACATGGTATTAAAACTAAAGCTGTTGGGCAATTGTGAAGATTGCCCGATGAGCGAAATGACTATGACGGCAGGTGTGGAAGAAACCATTAAAAGGTCGGTTCCGGAGATTGTTCGTGTGGAAGCCATCTGA
- the pyrF gene encoding orotidine-5'-phosphate decarboxylase → MTRKDLVELIRKKRSFLCVGLDTDIEKIPPHLLHLPDPVFEFNRRIIDATNDLCVAYKINTAFYESSGVKGWQSMKKTWEYIPKNIFTIADAKRGDIGNTSAMYARAFFDKNHSGFGYDALTVSPYMGEDSVLPFLQYQHKWVIVLALTSNKGSNDFQQRQTDGEKLYEAVIRKTKQWGHPDNTMLVVGATHPDVFAHIRKLVPDHFLLVPGVGAQGGDLQQIAAHGMNNECGLLVNVSRNIIYADTTEDFAGAARNEALQYQATMSALLSV, encoded by the coding sequence TTGACACGTAAAGATCTTGTTGAGCTTATCAGGAAAAAGCGATCCTTTCTATGCGTCGGCCTCGATACGGATATTGAAAAAATTCCTCCACACCTGCTGCACCTTCCTGATCCTGTTTTTGAATTCAACAGGAGAATTATTGATGCAACCAATGACTTATGCGTTGCTTATAAAATTAATACTGCCTTCTATGAGTCATCCGGCGTGAAAGGCTGGCAAAGCATGAAGAAAACATGGGAATATATTCCCAAAAACATTTTTACGATTGCTGATGCAAAAAGAGGTGATATTGGCAATACTTCGGCCATGTATGCGCGTGCATTCTTTGATAAAAATCATTCGGGGTTCGGCTATGATGCATTAACCGTATCACCTTACATGGGCGAAGATTCCGTTTTGCCCTTTCTTCAATATCAGCATAAATGGGTAATCGTACTGGCACTGACCTCCAACAAAGGCAGCAATGATTTCCAGCAACGGCAAACTGATGGCGAAAAACTGTATGAGGCGGTGATCAGGAAAACAAAGCAATGGGGCCATCCGGATAATACGATGCTTGTAGTCGGAGCAACACATCCTGATGTATTTGCACATATCCGCAAACTGGTACCGGATCATTTTCTACTTGTGCCGGGTGTTGGAGCGCAGGGCGGAGATCTGCAGCAGATTGCAGCGCACGGGATGAACAATGAATGCGGCCTGTTGGTAAACGTATCCAGAAATATCATTTATGCAGACACCACCGAAGACTTTGCGGGTGCGGCCAGGAATGAAGCGTTGCAATACCAGGCAACAATGTCAGCTTTGTTAAGCGTATAG
- a CDS encoding DUF2851 family protein yields the protein MTEKFLHYLWRMKLLQHNSLQTTDGEKIFIIHAGEYNTDAGPDFLQAKIRIGDTLWAGNVEIHVRASDWNLHRHQQDKAYDNIVLHAVYEQDMPIAREDGSVIPCLELKDHVDVSIYSQYQALMLSTTSIPCAQQLHNVPPIIISQWLHRLLIERMEEKTLPVLHELQENQRNWEETFYRFLAMAFGNSVNSAPFYLLARSLPVKVLAKHKNNLFQLEALLFGTAGFLGETYADDYPNELKKEFSFLRMKYGLQPLKHHTWKFLRLRPANFPSLRIAQFAQLIHKSSHLFSQLLTITGTDNFIACFETAASSYWNDHYRFDKKSVMHKKAMGRSSIESLTINTVVPFLFIYGKFRDEHQYCDRALLLLDDLRPEKNKVSAHWAALGIHARSAYESQALLQLHTNYCRQFRCLECSIGHRILNHGLTSLTSAENKLPKTS from the coding sequence ATGACTGAAAAGTTTCTTCATTATTTATGGAGAATGAAGCTCCTGCAACACAATTCCCTTCAAACCACCGATGGCGAAAAGATTTTCATCATCCATGCCGGCGAATACAATACCGATGCAGGGCCTGATTTTTTACAGGCTAAAATCAGGATCGGTGACACCCTCTGGGCAGGCAATGTTGAGATTCATGTACGCGCCTCCGACTGGAATTTACACAGGCATCAGCAAGACAAGGCATATGATAATATTGTGCTGCATGCAGTGTATGAACAGGATATGCCTATTGCCCGGGAAGATGGTTCCGTTATACCCTGCCTTGAACTAAAAGATCATGTAGATGTATCCATCTATTCGCAGTACCAGGCTTTGATGCTTAGCACCACAAGCATACCCTGCGCACAGCAACTGCATAATGTTCCACCCATTATTATCAGCCAATGGCTGCACCGTTTACTGATAGAAAGAATGGAAGAAAAAACACTGCCTGTTCTTCATGAATTGCAGGAGAACCAGCGAAACTGGGAAGAGACTTTTTACCGATTCCTGGCTATGGCCTTTGGCAACAGCGTAAATTCAGCGCCTTTTTACCTGCTTGCCCGTTCGCTTCCTGTTAAGGTATTGGCAAAACACAAGAATAATCTCTTTCAGCTGGAAGCGCTGTTGTTTGGCACAGCAGGCTTCCTCGGTGAAACATACGCTGATGACTATCCAAATGAATTGAAAAAGGAATTTAGCTTCCTGCGTATGAAATATGGCTTGCAACCATTAAAACATCATACCTGGAAATTCCTGAGACTCAGGCCGGCAAACTTCCCCTCCCTGCGCATTGCACAGTTTGCTCAACTCATTCATAAATCATCACATTTGTTTTCACAGCTGCTAACGATCACCGGTACAGATAACTTCATCGCCTGCTTTGAAACGGCTGCATCATCTTACTGGAACGATCATTACCGGTTTGATAAAAAATCAGTAATGCATAAAAAGGCGATGGGCAGGTCGTCTATTGAATCGCTTACTATCAACACAGTCGTTCCTTTCCTGTTTATCTATGGGAAATTCAGGGATGAGCATCAATACTGTGACCGCGCCCTGCTGCTCCTGGATGACCTCCGGCCGGAAAAGAATAAGGTATCAGCACACTGGGCAGCATTGGGTATCCATGCCCGGTCAGCCTATGAATCGCAGGCATTGCTTCAACTTCATACAAACTACTGCAGGCAATTCAGATGTCTTGAATGCAGCATTGGCCACCGGATATTGAATCATGGCCTGACAAGCCTTACATCTGCTGAAAACAAACTCCCAAAAACTTCTTGA
- a CDS encoding Mrp/NBP35 family ATP-binding protein, whose protein sequence is MPITREQVLKALSYVDDPDLGKDLVTLQMIRDIEITGNNVSFTVMLTTPACPMKDAIQKACINAIHHLVDKEAAVQVTMKSDVTSHRKDNGTMLPGVKNIIAVASGKGGVGKSTVAVNLAIGLAENGAAVGLIDADIYGPSIPLMLDIKGQRPDVKEIGTKQVMIPIEKYGIKALSIGLLVDEKQAVVWRGPMVSSALRQFVTDCDWGELDYLVIDLPPGTGDIHLTLVQTVPVTGAIIVTTPQDVSLADAKKAMGMFAIHPINVPILGVVENMSYFVPEGTDAGLQENKHYIFGKGGGSRLSEEYNVPLLAEIPIVQRIREGGDEGKPAVLSNDKICVPVFRELAQKVAQQVAIRNASLASTKLVEVVS, encoded by the coding sequence ATGCCAATCACCAGAGAACAGGTGCTGAAAGCCCTCAGTTACGTTGATGATCCCGATCTAGGAAAGGATTTGGTAACACTTCAGATGATCAGAGATATTGAGATAACGGGTAATAACGTATCCTTCACGGTGATGCTGACCACGCCAGCCTGCCCAATGAAGGATGCGATACAAAAAGCCTGTATCAACGCAATTCATCATCTTGTGGATAAGGAGGCAGCAGTGCAGGTTACGATGAAATCTGATGTAACATCGCATCGCAAAGACAATGGCACCATGTTGCCCGGTGTAAAAAACATCATTGCCGTAGCGTCCGGAAAAGGTGGTGTAGGCAAGTCGACTGTAGCTGTAAACCTGGCGATTGGGCTTGCAGAGAATGGCGCGGCAGTTGGGCTGATTGATGCCGATATCTACGGGCCTTCCATTCCGCTGATGCTCGATATAAAAGGACAGCGTCCGGATGTAAAAGAGATAGGCACAAAGCAGGTCATGATACCCATTGAAAAATATGGTATCAAAGCATTATCAATTGGCTTACTGGTTGATGAAAAACAAGCTGTGGTCTGGCGCGGGCCGATGGTTTCCTCTGCTTTAAGGCAATTTGTTACAGATTGTGATTGGGGTGAACTTGATTACCTCGTAATCGATCTTCCTCCCGGAACAGGTGACATTCATCTCACGCTGGTACAGACCGTACCGGTAACAGGAGCTATTATCGTTACCACGCCGCAGGACGTTTCGCTGGCAGATGCAAAGAAAGCGATGGGCATGTTCGCTATTCATCCCATCAATGTTCCCATCCTCGGCGTTGTGGAAAATATGTCCTACTTTGTACCTGAGGGTACAGATGCCGGCCTGCAGGAAAACAAACATTATATTTTCGGGAAAGGGGGTGGAAGCAGGTTGTCGGAAGAGTACAATGTTCCATTACTGGCTGAAATCCCAATTGTTCAGCGGATCAGGGAAGGCGGTGACGAGGGGAAGCCTGCGGTGCTGAGTAATGACAAAATATGTGTTCCGGTATTCCGTGAACTCGCACAAAAAGTGGCGCAGCAGGTGGCTATCAGGAATGCCAGTCTTGCTTCCACTAAGTTGGTGGAAGTAGTATCATAG